The genomic DNA AGTTCACTTGCCTTCGCGTGATTTGTCAGGATCGGGATTTCGCTTAAGAAAGGCGCGATTTTGAACGTTCACGCGATGGCGAGCGAGCGGTTGACCTTCCGAACCGTTGCTACAAGATGGCGCGGAGCGGGAGGGCACTGAAACCTCCCGTGTGCTCTGTTGGGCCCACTCGATTGGCAGTTCAATCGTGTCACACAATCAGTGGTCCCGCCTCTCCTAACTAACCTAACTAAGGAAGCCGTCGCTTGGGCGTGGATTCAGACGCCACCTGTTCTGGACACCGTCAGAATCTGCAAAGGCGGCATTTCGAGCCAATCAGAGACGCCGTAGCAGTCCTCTGAGCCAATCGGAGCTGCCAAGATGGCGAGCTTGACAAACACGGCTCAATTCGACAACATCCGGAATAGCATATTCGGTCATTCGACTCGATGCCGACGGTAGCAACACTTGCTGAATGTCAGTAGCGGCGATTTTGACCACGGGGCGGCGCTCTcgaggctttttcttttttttcactcaggTGTTAACCCAATTAGAGCAGCAGGTAACGTAtatacaccttccagaagcgcttaaATTTACACTGTAATGCGGACGGAAGCttcaactggtcagcagtcgagataaacgAGAGACGTTCAGAGTATTGGTGGGGAAAATCTGGGGAAGATTGACACTGCTGCATCTGTTGCACATCAAGCTGTGCAACGTACACGCGCAGAAGTTTTAAgcgagagaaaaacaaaaagtttAGCGAGATCTATGCAAAAGGCTAGAACGAAAAGCATGTGCCTATACAGCACACCCGATTAAGCTCAAGCAAGCTATGGGTGACTGGCTCGTCACCGCCCCGTTTGAAAGGCGTAATGCCAACGAGCATCGTCATCATCGCACTTGGCCTCGATCCTGACGAGGGGCAGCTCCACGCGGACGTTCTTGGGCTTCAGGCAGCCGGACAGCTTGGCGAGGAACGCCGGCGTGAGCTGCTGCCGCAGGTCGTTCAGCCGCCGGGCCCTGTCCGGCAGCAGGAACAGCAGGGAGGCGGCGCCCCCGCGGTAGGGCAGCTCCAGTACCTTGACCGCCACGGGGTCCTCGATCTCGGCGTGCATGAAGCGGCCCGCGCTTCGCTCGAACTCCAGCAGCACCTCGGTGGTCAGGCTCGGCTTGAAGGAGCGCTCCGCCGGGTTGCGCTGGAACGGCGGCTCGAGGAGGCCCTGCGTGGCGGTGGACCCAGAATTAGGAATtggtctatctatctatctatctatctgtctgtctctgtctgtctgtctctgtctgtctgtctgtctgtctgtctacacAAGGTGAAACATACCGCATCATAGCATATAGGTTGGCATGTTGATGCTGCATTCAGGAATTGTAATTTCAACTCGCTGTATTCCAGACGCACTTCGTGGGcgcgtttttaacgcgatagcgttaaggagctcgtgtcgcagaaaagccggtgtcgtcggcgtcgggtgtcggcgtcggcggcgttgaccgtgagcgataaatcacggcaggcgcttcataaataaaaagcaacttccaagattggcccggtgggaatcgaacccgggtctccggagtgtgagacggagacgctaccactcagccacgagttcgatgcttccaagcggtgcaaacgcgcctctagtgaatgcggtgttgccttcgaaacgagccgtggaaagttatactgcggtgtatatcggtaattatgaacatgtaacgtacagaagtcacaattacacgagttgcgaagtgcgtttcctctgcatttcttctgcgctttccgcacacgcagagccatcttgcggcaaacacagaagaccccctcctctcaatgtacggcgctgccccgacaggaggcgcgccgcgcgcgcattgggaccgctgccaggcgcgtcgcgggactccctctcccctgacgacgcttcgccgtgctcccggtttagatcactatctatctctctgcccgtgccgatcacgacgtttagctggcgtagatcgtttcccctccgagacaccgagttctttggttcgttccgttcgctcaggcgcacgtttcgttgccgcgccgaacgctgcgttgctcgacgctcaccgcgtgataggtgggcgctaagtccgatgcggggcgcatcgtaagtgatcgctgtgccgtagcgcattctcttataccccttggcgggtcgacgggaacgctgtcgcgtcccactcttgaaggcgaagcttaagcgtcctccaatttttttcgtcTGTGACGACGACAGAGTGGCCTAGAGGGCACAAGTGGCGTACCCCCCTTGGTGGCTCAGCTGTGGATGCATCGTTCTGACGCTAAGGAGGGGCTACCGCGCATtcttgatgggggcgaaattcctaagcgctcgtgcacttagatttggggggggggtagggggggctcgttaaagaacctcagctgGTCAAAAGTAGTCCAAAAACCTCTACTGCGGTGTCTCGATGCGCCAGTATTCCTTTAGGACGTTAAGCCCCATTAGCGGTTCAGTCCAGTGAGTCAGCTCGTACTCTCGAATGTGGCCCAGTCTATTTTAGCCCAGTCACTCAATCAGGCTAGTCTGGTTCAGTCAAGCCTAGTCTTGTCCAGTCTAGTCCGTCAGTCAGTAAGTCAGTCAGTCAAGTGTAGTCTGGTGTAGTCTCGGTTGGTCGGTCAATCGAATGCTCAAATCACTTTCGTACAGTTCGGCGCGCATCCGACTTCATATGCGGGACGAATATATTTTACAGTAACCTTGAAACTACGTTAACTTTGAGTTAACTAGAGGAGGATGGAAGGCAATGCGACCTTGTAATGTTCTACACGAGAGGTCGCACGAGGAACACGTgccctaaagccccttaaacttcgtaaagtaacgacactctcctcctccgcctttactcctccttttttctcctctctttcacgctccctcctcgaccgtggcgccgcctacactgctcgagcgtagcagcggcgccaacatgcgctcctcgccactccgtagacgcttctcgagcaaaaatggcgctgatgcacggcgcgagggcccacgtgatgctattaggccaatagcgacgcggcgtcggccagagcgtgcgaggaggaggcggcattcttccaagcgtggcactactttacgatgTTGAAGGGGCTCTAACGTACCCTGTAGTGGAAGGCCGAGGCGACGATCATCTTGGTGGTCGGGTCTACTGCGTCCGGCGCCAGGACCTGTCCGATGAGCGGGCTTCCGTCGACGAAGGCGCTGTTCACGGCGTCCGCGACCTCATCGGCGGAACTCGCGTGGAACACCACCCGGTGGACGGCACAGCGCAGCTGCGAGCTCAGCTGCTCCTCGCACGCCTGGCTCACGTCGAGGCTATGGCTCACGAACATCCTGCGCAGCGCAGTCGCGGATCGCCCGCCGCGTCCTTCCGGAGGATTATACTAACGACGTTACATTTTAGGCTCATTTCTCGCGCTACAACGAAGTCCCTAGACCTACGAACCGGATATAGCGAAATAATGCTGACAAGCCTCGCGGAGCGACCGAGACAATTTACTCGATGTAGAGATGGAGCTTCTCCAcggccagtttcggtttcgtttccgTGCCTCCGGCGTGACGTGATGACGCGGGAGGTGATCACGTGGGAGCAGAAAGATCGCGACATTTTGACGCTCGCTCTGGCTCGCTCGGTTGCCTGCTGCGCCGCTACATCGGGCTTCGCTATGAGTGGCAGCATGCACAGACACAACTCGACGACTGCTGCTTACAATTTGATCTTCTTTCTTatctctgtttttctttttttttcaaattcctCCTCGATACGGCGCTTGTTCAGACCCGTTGCTACTTCATGCTGTTGCTTTTTTTCTCTGCTTCCAAAGCAGAACAATAATGCTGCCTTACGGAGGCTATATGACTTTAGTTCTCACGTGATCCCTACGTCCAGGATGTCGCCTGATGTGGCCACAACATCACGAAACAACGCGTTGAGACATTTCTTCGTGCAGTCGTTGCAGCAATCAGCCAGCTATTGAAACAAGTGCTTGAATGCTGTCAGGCATTTCAGAAAATCTACTTAATGTAGTcaatgctttaaaaaaatgtttgaaatTCCAGGGTTTTCCAGAACTCGCAAAAATTCCGGAACTTTGAATTCCTTGAGAACGCAATTTATGAATCCAAGGGTTTTCAAGGTTTTTCAAAGCTTTTGAAAGCGCGTATGGATCCTGAAATTTATTTGCTAGAACAGAAATGAAATCTGGGAACAAATTGATAGGACCGGAATACGTTACGGGCATAGGTAGCTACACAAGGTAGATGTAGAGGTTTTAAGGAACAGAGAAGAGATTAAGCAGATAAAGTCAAAATGCTAGACTGGAAAGCGCATAAAGCATACGTATACACCTGATTAGCTCGAGCAGGCTTTagtgactgtttgtcaccgctTCGTTTCGAATGGGATGCCagtacaaaaattggaggacgcttaagcttcgccttcaagagtggaacgcgacagcgttcccgtcgacccgccaaggggtgtaagacaatgggctacggcacagcgacaacgcgccccgcatcggacgcggtgagcgtcgagcaacgcagcgttcggcgcggcaacgaaaggtgcgcctgagcaagcgaagcacgcctgagccttagaaacagctcgtttctaaggcgacaccgcattcactagaggcgcttttgtaccgctttgaagcatcgaactcgtggctgagtacaataaagaaaaaaaaaactcgtggctgagtggtaacgtctccgtctcacactccggagacgctGGTTCGATTCACACCCAGtctatcttgcaagttgttttttattcatgaaatgcctgctgggatttatcgctcacggccgacaccgacgccgacgacaccggcttttctgcgacacgagctccttaacgctatcgcgttaaaatctgTCGTCCACAGCTCTACGGTAACCCGGTATACTGCGCACGGATTGCCCAGAAGCTTATACGCACAAGCCGAAGGACCCTCAACAAAGTTCGCATACCTGTAGGCGAGGGCGGCCTGTGCGTTGGCCTTGTCGCCGTCGAGCGCCTCGAACGCGGCCAGCGCGGCCGCCTGCAGGAGCTCGAGCTTGCCCCCCTTTTTGGCCAGCAGCTCGACCAGCTGCTGCCGCGTCTCGCCCACGGCGCACGCCTGCGACGCCAGCAGGGACGCCGCCACGGCCGCCGGGCACAGCAGCACGTTCTGGCTGTCCAGCTGATCGGCCACCTGCGCCCAGGTCGGTTACACGTGcgcgcaaataaagaaaaaaaaatggctgaaggcttagcttggttaagcctggaacaCTGCGAAAgaaatacccttggctgcgccttggttcggctgatggggtggacatggttgccctttgtcaaacttatggctatacatcatccgacatagcgcgaGGCAGCGCGCCAACCACTGCGAGAAGCCGAGCTGtcgccccatttatcctcctagcgtgacgtcacaccaacgagcgccctctctcggcagcgccgcagcagcggcgcccaaggcttcgcctccaccatcgatgccgcgagctggggccccagctctcggtctggcgtgacgtcacaccagcgagcgccctctctcggtagcgccgcagcagtggcgcccaaggcttcgcctccaccatcgatgccgcgagctggggccccgtctctcggtctggcgtgacgtcacacggtcacgtgacgcgcagctgtgtaaggaggcgccacgaccaccgatgggtcgaaagtgcgagcagtattgctttcgcaataaaaacagGGGGTGCGTCGTATGCGAATGCAGGGCCAGTCTCGATCACTGGCAACATCGAAGACATCGTCGGGGTATACACGCGTTGGGGTAAGCAGCCGCATCGAGATGGAGAGCGCCTGCAATACGGCCGTGGGGGAAGGAGCGGAGGGCGCAAACTATAGGCATAGGAGCATGACATTGATTCGGCAATGACACCCTCTCGGACGTTCGCCCCCTTGTTTCCTTCGGGGCCTGCCTGCGTGTTGACTCTCGAGAGAGTTGGCCCGACCTTTCCAGTCATCGTTTGGTTCGCAGTGACATTCAGTGACACCCTGGCCGAGATAGGGCCTCCCGCTGCTGTGCgctccatagagtttcatacagtaattaccagagggaactctggaGCTAGTGTCTGCGTGAGGG from Dermacentor albipictus isolate Rhodes 1998 colony chromosome 7, USDA_Dalb.pri_finalv2, whole genome shotgun sequence includes the following:
- the LOC139047917 gene encoding iripin-3-like translates to MSSTALGQPPVGPKKTESGTRVQQQQATKDAAGGTAAVQALNNLGLALFHQVADQLDSQNVLLCPAAVAASLLASQACAVGETRQQLVELLAKKGGKLELLQAAALAAFEALDGDKANAQAALAYRMFVSHSLDVSQACEEQLSSQLRCAVHRVVFHASSADEVADAVNSAFVDGSPLIGQVLAPDAVDPTTKMIVASAFHYRGLLEPPFQRNPAERSFKPSLTTEVLLEFERSAGRFMHAEIEDPVAVKVLELPYRGGAASLLFLLPDRARRLNDLRQQLTPAFLAKLSGCLKPKNVRVELPLVRIEAKYSLNTTLIRAGVKQAFMPSADFTKLAPDAEVRLGDLLHKATLVLDEGNPAPTRPVDKLSEEEKLQLAKSPSVLPADVQFELTRPFIFVLRRAADGCILLLGVVRDLKKLQ